One Nicotiana tomentosiformis chromosome 4, ASM39032v3, whole genome shotgun sequence genomic window carries:
- the LOC104105741 gene encoding uncharacterized protein codes for MGKGKWVTIAVVVAIIAIIKALSNQLGFEKEAAIQWLKQMSDRLGNWAIPAYVGLHTVTLALCLPYAVFFEAGASLLFGFFPAVLCVFCAKILGASLSFWIGRFVFRSSSSAIGWAQNNKYFHILSRGVERDGWKFVLLARFSPIPSYVINYALAATKVRFCLDFLLPTAIGCLPMILQNTSIGSLAGAAVSSGSGSKASNLRSYIFPLLGILASILISLRVKKYSKDISVAETVPSEDNDNNRLSERKKGKGSKKR; via the exons ATGGGGAAGGGGAAATGGGTAACGATAGCAGTGGTGGTAGCGATAATAGCAATAATAAAGGCATTAAGCAATCAACTGGGTTTCGAAAAAGAAGCTGCAATTCAATGGTTGAAGCAAATGTCAGATCGATTAGGTAATTGGGCGATCCCTGCATATGTGGGTCTTCATACAGTTACATTAGCGTTGTGCTTGCCTTACGCCGTGTTCTTTGAAGCTGGTGCTTCTCTTCTATTTGGATTCTTCCCAGCTGTTTTGTGTGTATTTTGTGCTAAAATCCTTGGCGCTTCTCTCTCTTTCTGGATCGGCAg GTTCGTGTTTCGGAGTTCCAGCTCTGCTATTGGGTGGGCGCAAAATAACAAATACTTTCATATACTCTCACGGGGTGTTGAACGAGATGGATGGAAGTTTGTTCTTCTTGCCCGTTTCTCACCTATACCTTCTTATGTCATCAACTATGCTTTGGCAGCCACCAAAGTTAGGTTCTGCTTGGATTTCCTGCTTCCAACAGCAATTGGCTGCCTTCCCATGATCTTGCAGAATACATCTATTGGCAGTCTTGCCGGTGCTGCTGTATCCTCTGGCTCTGGATCTAAGGCATCCAATTTACGGTCATACATCTTTCCTCTTCTTGGGATCTTAGCGAGTATCCTCATATCTTTGAGGGTGAAAAAGTACTCCAAGGATATCTCAGTCGCTGAGACAGTTCCTTCGGAGGATAATGATAACAATAGATTGTCTGaaaggaaaaaaggaaaaggCTCAAAGAAACGGTAA
- the LOC104105743 gene encoding xyloglucan endotransglucosylase protein 2-like produces the protein MGFKWMNMLLFCALFVVGAMAAAPKKPMDVPFGRNYENSWAPDHVKYFNGGSEIQLFLDNRTGTGFQSKGSYLFGHFAMHIKMVAGDSAGTVTAFYLSSQNNEHDEIDFEFLGNKTGEPYVVQTNVYTGGKGDKEQRIYLWFDPTKDYHTYSVLWNLHQIVFFVDEYPIRTFKNSKDLGVKFPFDQPMKIYSSLWEADDWATRGGLEKIDWSNAPFVASYKGFHIDGCEASVNAKYCSNQGKEWWDQKEFQDLDKQQWRLLRRVRDKYTIYNYCTDKKRFATMPKECRRNRDVPRKSSKKSP, from the exons ATGGGGTTCAAATGGATGAATATGTTGTTGTTTTGTGCGTTATTTGTCGTAGGAGCAATGGCTGCTGCACCAAAGAAGCCAATGGATGTACCATTTGGAAGAAACTATGAGAATAGCTGGGCTCCTGATCATGTCAAATACTTTAATGGTGGCAGTGAGATCCAGCTCTTCCTTGACAACCGCACTG GAACTGGCTTCCAATCAAAAGGATCTTACCTATTTGGGCACTTTGCTATGCACATAAAGATGGTTGCTGGTGATTCTGCAGGCACTGTGACTGCTTTCTAT TTGTCTTCACAAAATAATGAGCATGATGAAATAGATTTTGAGTTTTTGGGGAACAAAACAGGAGAGCCATATGTTGTACAGACAAATGTATACACAGGAGGGAAAGGTGACAAAGAGCAGAGGATTTATTTATGGTTTGATCCAACCAAAGATTACCACACCTATTCTGTTTTGTGGAATCTCCACCAGATTGT GTTTTTTGTAGATGAGTACCCAATCAGAACGTTCAAGAACAGCAAAGATTTAGGAGTCAAATTTCCATTTGACCAACCAATGAAGATATACTCAAGTCTATGGGAAGCAGATGATTGGGCAACAAGAGGTGGACTTGAAAAAATAGATTGGTCAAATGCACCTTTTGTTGCATCTTACAAAGGATTTCACATAGATGGATGTGAAGCCTCTGTAAATGCAAAATATTGTTCAAATCAGGGCAAGGAATGGTGGGATCAAAAAGAATTTCAAGATTTGGATAAACAACAATGGAGACTTTTACGTAGAGTAAGGGATAAATACACTATTTATAACTATTGCACTGATAAAAAGAGGTTTGCAACTATGCCAAAAGAGTGCAGGAGGAATAGAGATGTGCCTAGAAAATCATCAAAAAAGTCTCCTTAG
- the LOC104105744 gene encoding uncharacterized protein codes for MGSYQLIREKNEVPRSRWDPQQQGENNVEMQGEVKNFCSPNRIIDVSTNDGQKENNDLELTALTSPNLTTLPKSSADCVGHHFRTRPKTGSSTTSSGSGNGRLLSLDIFRGITVALMIFVEYAGGLYPAINHSPWNGITLADFVMPFFLFIVGVSLALAYKNLPCRLTATRKAMHRGLKLLILGLFLQGGYFHGLKNLTYGVDIEKIRWMGILQRIAISFLLAAMCEIWLKGDNKVNSGQSLLKRYHQQWAMAIMVTALYLSLFYGLYVNDWEYQMPMNASSSRTKTFLVKCGVRGDTGPACNAVGAIDRKILGIQHLYTRPIYGRSKECSLNSPDYGPLPLDAPAWCQAPFDPEGLLSSLMAIVTCFIGLHYGHISIHFKDHKVRIQQWLIPSSCLVLLGLTCDCLGMHMNKVLYSFSYMCVTAGAAGFLFTAVYMMVDVWGYRHWTTALKWMGTNALLIYVLVSCNILPVILQGFYWRRPDNNILTLIGIGHKK; via the exons ATGGGATCTTATCAATTAATCAGGGAGAAGAATGAGGTACCAAGATCAAGGTGGGATCCACAACAACAGGGGGAAAATAATGTGGAAATGCAAGGAGAAGTTAAGAATTTTTGTTCTCCGAATAGGATAATTGATGTTAGTACAAACGATGGACAAAAGGAGAATAATGATTTGGAATTGACTGCTTTGACATCTCCAAATTTGACGACATTGCCCAAATCAAGTGCCGATTGTGTTGGCCACCATTTTCGCACCAGGCCAAAGACTGGTTCCAGTACTACATCAAGTGGAAGTGGAAATGGCCGCCTTCTTTCTCTTGACATTTTTCGCGGTATCACTGTTGCG TTAATGATATTTGTGGAATATGCTGGTGGACTTTATCCGGCTATCAATCATTCACCATGGAATGGCATAACCCTGGCAGATTTTGTCATGCCATTTTTCCTCTTTATTGTTGGAGTATCACTCGCTCTTGCATACAAG AATTTGCCCTGCAGACTGACTGCGACTAGAAAAGCAATGCACCGCGGACTTAAGCTTTTAATCCTTGGACTCTTTCTTCAAG gaggctatttTCATGGTCTCAAAAATCTAACTTATGGAGTGGACATTGAGAAAATCAGATGGATGGGTAtattacag agAATTGCAATATCATTTTTGTTGGCAGCAATGTGCGAAATTTGGCTTAAGGGTGATAATAAAGTCAATTCAGGACAATCTTTGTTGAAGAGATACCATCAACAATG GGCCATGGCGATAATGGTTACGGCTTTATACCTTTCTTTGTTCTATGGTTTATATGTTAATGACTGGGAGTATCAGATGCCAATGAACGCATCCTCTTCCAGAACAAAGACATTCTTA GTGAAATGTGGTGTTCGGGGAGACACTGGGCCGGCATGTAATGCTGTTGGAGCGATTGATCGAAAAATATTGGGTATTCAGCACTTATATACAAGACCCATTTATGGACGATCAAAA GAATGCAGTCTCAACTCCCCTGACTACGGTCCCCTTCCTCTAGATGCTCCAGCATGGTGTCAAGCCCCTTTTGACCCGGAAGGACTTTTGAG CTCATTAATGGCTATTGTAACTTGCTTCATTGGTTTGCATTATGGGCACATCAGTATCCATTTCAAG GATCATAAAGTTAGAATTCAACAATGGTTGATACCATCCTCTTGTCTTGTACTGTTGGGTTTAACTTGTGACTGCCTCG GGATGCATATGAACAAGGTTTTGTACTCCTTCAGTTATATGTGTGTTACTGCTGGTGCCGCTGGCTTTCTCTTCACTGCAGTCTATATGATG GTTGATGTGTGGGGTTATAGACACTGGACTACAGCACTGAAATGGATGGGAACTAACGCATTGCTGATCTACGTTCTTGTATCGTGCAACATCCTACCAGTTATTTTGCAGGGATTCTATTGGAGGCGGCCTGACAATAACATT CTTACATTGATTGGTATCGGACATAAGAAGTAG